From Nicotiana tabacum cultivar K326 chromosome 22, ASM71507v2, whole genome shotgun sequence, one genomic window encodes:
- the LOC107775181 gene encoding uncharacterized protein LOC107775181 isoform X2, producing MAKKEIMRKAEELVEKRMKGNDASHDAAHAFRVRDLALSLAREEGLSSSPHSMLIVELAALLHDIDPSEERIVEEFLQGQGIEEGMKIKILNIIEGMGFKEEVGGLTNRNYSIEFGVVQDADRLDAIGAIGIARCFTFGGSRHRVLHDPKIQPRLDLSKENYMKKVEQTTVNHFHEKLLKLKDLMKTKAGKKRAEKRHSFMEDFLKEFYEEWDGRA from the exons ATGGCGAAGAAGGAGATAATGAGAAAGGCAGAGGAGTTGGTAGAGAAAAGAATGAAAGGAAACGATGCTTCACATGAtgcagcccatgccttccgagttaGAGACCTTGCCCTTTCACTTGCTCGCGAAGAAGGCCTTTCTTCTTCTCCTCATTCCATGCTTATC GTGGAACTGGCTGCTCTTCTACATGACATAG ATCCATCTGAGGAAAGGATTGTTGAAGAATTTCTTCAGGGTCAAGGCATAGAGGAAGGAATGAAGATAAAGATATTGAATATAATAGAGGGGATGG GTTTCAAGGAAGAAGTTGGAGGGCTTACAAATAGGAATTATTCAATAGAGTTTGGGGTGGTGCAAGATGCAGATCGACTGGATGCAATTGGTGCAATAG GAATCGCCCGTTGCTTTACTTTTGGTGGAAGCAGGCATAGAGTTCTCCATGACCCAAAAATTCAACCTCGATTGGATCTGTCTAAGGAAAATTACATGAAAAAAGTAGAGCAGACAACTGTGAATCATTTTCATGAGAAGCTTCTCAAATTGAAGGACTTGATGAAGACAAAG GCTGGGAAGAAAAGGGCTGAGAAAAGGCACAGCTTTATGGAGGATTTTCTGAAGGAATTCTATGAAGAGTGGGATGGGAGGGCTTAA
- the LOC107775181 gene encoding uncharacterized protein LOC107775181 isoform X1, which yields MAKKEIMRKAEELVEKRMKGNDASHDAAHAFRVRDLALSLAREEGLSSSPHSMLIVELAALLHDIGDYKYARDPSEERIVEEFLQGQGIEEGMKIKILNIIEGMGFKEEVGGLTNRNYSIEFGVVQDADRLDAIGAIGIARCFTFGGSRHRVLHDPKIQPRLDLSKENYMKKVEQTTVNHFHEKLLKLKDLMKTKAGKKRAEKRHSFMEDFLKEFYEEWDGRA from the exons ATGGCGAAGAAGGAGATAATGAGAAAGGCAGAGGAGTTGGTAGAGAAAAGAATGAAAGGAAACGATGCTTCACATGAtgcagcccatgccttccgagttaGAGACCTTGCCCTTTCACTTGCTCGCGAAGAAGGCCTTTCTTCTTCTCCTCATTCCATGCTTATC GTGGAACTGGCTGCTCTTCTACATGACATAG GTGACTACAAATACGCAAG AGATCCATCTGAGGAAAGGATTGTTGAAGAATTTCTTCAGGGTCAAGGCATAGAGGAAGGAATGAAGATAAAGATATTGAATATAATAGAGGGGATGG GTTTCAAGGAAGAAGTTGGAGGGCTTACAAATAGGAATTATTCAATAGAGTTTGGGGTGGTGCAAGATGCAGATCGACTGGATGCAATTGGTGCAATAG GAATCGCCCGTTGCTTTACTTTTGGTGGAAGCAGGCATAGAGTTCTCCATGACCCAAAAATTCAACCTCGATTGGATCTGTCTAAGGAAAATTACATGAAAAAAGTAGAGCAGACAACTGTGAATCATTTTCATGAGAAGCTTCTCAAATTGAAGGACTTGATGAAGACAAAG GCTGGGAAGAAAAGGGCTGAGAAAAGGCACAGCTTTATGGAGGATTTTCTGAAGGAATTCTATGAAGAGTGGGATGGGAGGGCTTAA